A stretch of Camelina sativa cultivar DH55 chromosome 18, Cs, whole genome shotgun sequence DNA encodes these proteins:
- the LOC104761728 gene encoding IAA-amino acid hydrolase ILR1-like 2, with protein sequence MALSNFVVLFSLTLQLLFLLLGVSSESPWITGDVSQVSKKYLELAKSPEVFDRMVRIRRKIHENPELGYEEFETSKLIRSELDLIGVKYRYPVATTGVIGYIGSGEPPFVALRADMDALPIQEAVEWEYKSKNPGKMHACGHDGHVAMLLGAAKILQEHRGDLQGTVVLIFQPAEEGLRGAKKMIEEGALKNVEAIFGLHLTNRVAFGKAASRAGPLLAGAGFFEAVISGKGGHAAIPQHTIDPVVAASSIVLSLQHLVSRETDPLDSKVVTVSKVHGGNAFNVIPDSITIGGTLRAFTGFSQLQQRIKEVITKQATVHRCNASVNLTPNGKEPLPPTVNDMDLYKQFKKVVGDLLGQEAVEEAQPLMGSEDFSKFAEVIPGHFSFLGMQDETKGYASSHSPLYRINEDVLPYGAAIHASMAVQYLKEKASKGSATGFHDEL encoded by the exons ATGGCTCTGAGTAATTTTGTTGTGCTCTTCAGTTTGACTTTACAACTCCTCTTCCTTTTACTTGGTGTTTCATCCGAATCACCATGGATCACCGGAGATGTGAGTCAAGTCTCGAAGAAGTACCTCGAATTAGCCAAGAGTCCGGAGGTCTTCGATCGGATGGTGAGAATCAGAAGGAAAATTCACGAGAATCCTGAGCTTGGTTACGAGGAATTCGAAACCAGTAAACTCATTAGGTCGGAGCTTGACCTTATCGGAGTTAAGTATAGGTATCCCGTAGCTACCACcggtgttattggttatatcgGCTCCGGAGAACCACCGTTCGTTGCTCTGAGAGCTGATATGGATGCTTTGCCTATTCAG GAAGCTGTTGAGTGGGAGTATAAGAGCAAAAATCCTGGGAAAATGCACGCTTGTGGACACGATGGTCATGTTGCTATGCTTCTTGGTGCTGCTAAGATACTTCAAGAACATCGCGGCGATTTGCAG gGAACTGTGGTGCTTATCTTTCAGCCAGCTGAGGAAGGTTTACGCGGAGCTAAAAAGATGATAGAAGAAGGAGCGTTGAAGAACGTGGAAGCTATTTTCGGGTTACATCTTACCAACCGAGTTGCCTTTGGCAAAGCCGCTTCACGTGCAGGTCCCTTGCTGGCTGGAGCTGGATTCTTTGAGGCTGTAATCAGTGGGAAAGGAGGTCATGCTGCCATCCCTCAGCATACGATAGATCCTGTTGTTGCAGCTTCAAGCATTGTCCTCAGTCTTCAACACTTGGTTTCACGTGAAACTGACCCTTTGGATTCaaag GTGGTCACAGTGTCTAAGGTTCATGGTGGCAATGCGTTCAATGTCATCCCTGATTCAATCACCATAGGAGGAACTCTTCGAGCCTTTACCGGGTTTAGTCAGCTTCAACAGAGAATCAAAGAG GTGATTACCAAGCAAGCAACTGTCCATCGGTGCAATGCATCTGTGAATCTAACACCAAATGGCAAAGAACCGTTACCACCAACAGTGAACGACATGGACTTATACAAGCAATTCAAGAAGGTGGTCGGAGACTTGTTGGGTCAAGAAGCTGTTGAGGAAGCACAACCGTTGATGGGATCAGAGGACTTCTCAAAGTTTGCAGAAGTAATCCCTGGCCATTTCTCCTTCCTGGGAATGCAAGATGAGACCAAAGGGTATGCGTCATCTCATTCACCACTCTATAGAATTAACGAGGATGTGCTTCCGTATGGTGCTGCAATCCATGCATCGATGGCTGTACAGTACCTCAAAGAGAAAGCTTCTAAAGGTTCTGCCACAGGCTTTCATGACGAACTTTGA
- the LOC104761727 gene encoding 40S ribosomal protein S30-like: protein MGKVHGSLARAGKVRGQTPKVAKQDKKKKPRGRAHKRMQHNRRFVTAVVGFGKKRGPNSSEK, encoded by the exons ATGG GAAAGGTTCATGGATCTTTGGCTCGTGCCGGTAAGGTTAGAGGACAAACACCCAAGGTTGCCAAgcaagataagaagaagaagcccagAGGTCGTGCTCACAAGCGTATGCAGCACAACCGCCGTTTCGTCACCGCCG TTGTTGGTTTCGGAAAGAAGAGAGGACCTAACTCTTCTGAGAAATAG
- the LOC104761730 gene encoding asparagine--tRNA ligase, cytoplasmic 1 yields the protein MADEIVPPANELAAVALGNDGSTVKRAEFSNRVLIKSILGRPDGGATLAGQKVRIGGWVKSGREQGKGAFAFLAVNDGSCPANLQVMVDSSLYDLSKLVATGTCVTVEGVLKLPPEGKDKQMIELSVEKVIDVGTVEAKYPLPKTKLTLEFLRDMLHLRPRTNSISAIARIRNALAFATHSFFQEHSFLYVHTPIITTSDCEGAGEMFQVTTLINHTEQVEKDLIVNPPPTEADVEAARLIVKEKGAAVAQLKAADASKQEIKASVDELTIAKANLAQVEERSKLKPGLPKKDGKIDYSNDFFSRQAFLTVSGQLQVETYACALSSVYTFGPTFRAENSHTTRHLAEFWMVEPEIAFADLQDDMNCAEAYVKYMCKWLLEKCYDDMELMAKNFDRGCIERLQLVASTPFGRITYTEAVELLERAVAEGKKFENKVEWGVDLASEHERYLTEVMFQKPVIVYNYPKGIKAFYMRLNDDGKTVAAMDVLVPKVGELIGGSQREERYDVITQRIKEMGLPIEPYKWYIDLRRYGTVKHCGFGLGFERMILFATGIDNIRDVIPFPRYPGKADL from the exons ATGGCTGATGAGATTGTGCCACCGGCGAACGAGTTAGCCGCCGTTGCATTGGGTAACGATGGATCCACGGTGAAGAGAGCGGAGTTTTCTAACCGTGTTCTGATTAAATCGATTCTAGGTCGACCTGACGGCGGAGCTACACTCGCCGGTCAAAAAGTTCGAATCGGCGGTTGGGTTAAAAGCGGAAGGGAGCAAGGGAAAGGGGCTTTTGCTTTCCTTGCGGTGAACGATGGATCTTGTCCAGCGAATCTTCAGGTTATGGTTGATTCGTCTCTTTATGATCTCTCTAAGTTGGTAGCGACGGGAACTTGTGTGACTGTTGAGGGAGTTTTGAAGCTTCCTCCGGAAGGTAAAGATAAGCAGATGATTGAGCTTAGCGTTGAGAAGGTGATTGATGTGGGAACGGTGGAGGCTAAGTATCCGCTTCCTAAGACTAAGTTGACTCTTGAGTTTCTCAGAGATATGCTTCATCTTCGTCCCAGGACTAACTCG ATCTCAGCAATTGCAAGAATCCGTAATGCGCTTGCTTTCGCCACCCATAGTTTCTTCCAAGAACATAGTTTCCTTTACGTCCACACTCCGATCATCACAACAAGTGACTGTGAAGGTGCTGGTGAAATGTTCCAAGTAACAACCTTAATCAACCACACTGAGCAGGTTGAGAAGGATCTCATTGTTAACCCTCCACCCACCGAGGCTGATGTTGAAGCGGCGAGGCTTATCGTTAAGGAGAAAGGTGCAGCTGTAGCGCAACTGAAAGCTGCCGATGCAAGCAAGCAAGAAATTAAAGCTTCTGTTGATGAACTTACTATAGCAAAGGCGAATTTAGCTCAAGTTGAAGAAAGGTCAAAGCTTAAGCCTGGACTACCTAAAAAAGATGGAAAAATTGATTACTCCAATGATTTCTTTAGCCGTCAAGCTTTCTTGACAGTTTCTGGTCAATTACAAGTGGAGACCTATGCTTGCGCTCTGAGCAGTGTGTATACGTTTGGCCCTACTTTCCGGGCAGAGAACTCTCACACTACAAGGCATCTTGCTGAGTTCTGGATGGTTGAGCCTGAAATTGCTTTTGCTGATCTACAg GACGACATGAACTGCGCAGAAGCGTATGTGAAATACATGTGCAAGTGGTTGCTCGAGAAGTGTTACGATGACATGGAACTTATGGCTAAGAATTTCGACCGGGGATGCATTGAGAGGTTACAATTGGTAGCCTCAACCCCGTTTGGGCGTATAACATACACTGAAGCAGTAGAGCTACTTGAGAGAGCTGTAGCTGAAGGAAAGAAATTTGAGAACAAAGTGGAGTGGGGAGTCGACTTGGCCTCAGAGCATGAAAG ATACTTGACAGAGGTTATGTTTCAAAAGCCAGTTATTGTCTATAACTACCCGAAAGGAATCAAAGCTTTTTACATGAGACTTAACGATGATGGAAAGACAGTTGCTGCTATGGATGTCCTCGTTCCAAAG GTTGGAGAACTCATTGGTGGAAGCCAAAGGGAAGAACGATATGATGTCATCACCCAGAG gATCAAGGAGATGGGTCTACCAATTGAACCATATAAGTGGTACATTGACTTGCGCCGTTATGGAACAGTGAAGCATTGTGGATTTGGACTTGGCTTCGAACGCATGATTCTGTTCGCTACAGGAATTGATAACATCAGAGACGTTATTCCTTTCCCTAGGTATCCTGGAAAAGCTGATCTCTGA